Proteins found in one Acidobacteriota bacterium genomic segment:
- a CDS encoding universal stress protein, whose product MATPQFTPTQAPPAKAVTLQPIVFATDFSPASKGALEKAIELARKEGAELIVAHVYEPPASLSHSGVADDVIEAELEATIHKDVEKQLEPLLATVRAAGVKVRGEILAGHAAKELALLADRNGAAMVVIGTHGRTGIKKLVMGSVASQVIATAPCPVLTVH is encoded by the coding sequence ATGGCAACGCCGCAATTCACTCCGACCCAAGCCCCGCCCGCGAAGGCGGTGACCCTCCAGCCGATCGTGTTCGCGACGGACTTCTCGCCGGCGTCGAAGGGCGCGCTCGAGAAGGCGATCGAGCTGGCCCGCAAGGAAGGCGCCGAGCTGATCGTCGCGCACGTCTACGAGCCGCCCGCCAGCCTGAGTCACTCGGGCGTCGCGGACGACGTCATCGAGGCCGAGCTCGAGGCGACGATCCACAAGGACGTCGAGAAGCAGCTCGAGCCCCTGCTCGCGACGGTTCGGGCGGCCGGCGTGAAGGTGCGCGGCGAGATCCTCGCCGGTCACGCCGCAAAGGAGCTCGCTCTCCTCGCGGACCGGAACGGCGCGGCAATGGTCGTGATCGGAACCCACGGCCGGACGGGCATCAAGAAGCTCGTCATGGGCAGCGTTGCGAGCCAGGTCATCGCGACGGCTCCGTGCCCGGTGCTGACCGTCCACTGA
- a CDS encoding CTP synthase — translation MGTKYIFITGGVVSGLGKGIAAASMGALLEARGFKVTLQKFDPYLNVDPGTMSPFQHGEVYVTDDGAETDLDLGHYERFTSAVTGKANSVTTGKVYQSVIEKERRGDYLGKTVQVIPHVTDEIKDCIRRVAGDNDVVLVEIGGTVGDIESLPFLEAIRQFRQDVGRGNAINVHVTLVPHIAGSDELKTKPTQHSVKELRSIGIQPDILLCRADRSIPEEMKKKIALFCNVDERAVITAIDVPTIYEVPLAFAREGLDEILLDYLSLPHYDRDLTKWDTILNRVRNPQDEVNVAFVGKYVQLGDSYKSLNEALHHGGIANNVKVKISFVDSEELETVGYPETLARADAILVGPGFGRRGIEGKLKAIRFAREMKVPFFGICLGMQCAVIEYARNVCGLKDANSTEFETTTPHKVIYMLRDLLGVEALGGTMRLGKYPCDLGEGTLARRAYGEPQIWERHRHRYEVNQEYLPMLRDAGLTFCGMSPDKKFVEMVELSDHPWFLGCQFHPEFKSKPAQPHPLFKDFIRAARAHRLATREGVEKKAAELETPVVAPANLPAPNGLSA, via the coding sequence ATGGGAACCAAGTACATCTTCATCACGGGTGGCGTGGTTTCCGGCCTCGGCAAGGGGATCGCGGCGGCCTCCATGGGCGCGCTCCTCGAGGCGCGCGGCTTCAAGGTCACGCTGCAGAAGTTCGACCCGTACCTGAACGTCGACCCGGGCACGATGTCGCCGTTCCAGCACGGCGAGGTCTACGTCACGGACGACGGCGCCGAGACGGACCTCGACCTCGGCCACTACGAGCGCTTCACCTCGGCGGTCACCGGCAAGGCGAACAGCGTCACGACGGGCAAGGTCTACCAGTCCGTCATCGAGAAGGAGCGGCGCGGGGACTACCTCGGCAAGACGGTGCAGGTCATCCCTCACGTCACGGACGAGATCAAGGACTGCATCCGCCGCGTCGCGGGCGACAACGACGTCGTCCTCGTGGAGATCGGCGGCACCGTCGGCGACATCGAGTCCCTGCCGTTCCTCGAGGCGATCCGCCAGTTCCGCCAGGACGTCGGGCGCGGCAACGCGATCAACGTCCACGTCACGCTCGTCCCGCACATCGCCGGGTCGGACGAGCTGAAGACGAAGCCGACGCAGCACTCCGTCAAGGAGCTGCGCTCGATCGGCATCCAGCCCGACATCCTCCTCTGCCGCGCGGATCGCTCGATCCCCGAGGAGATGAAGAAGAAGATCGCGCTCTTCTGCAACGTCGACGAGCGCGCCGTCATCACCGCCATCGACGTCCCGACGATCTACGAGGTCCCGCTCGCGTTCGCGCGCGAGGGGCTCGACGAGATCCTCCTCGACTACCTCTCGCTGCCCCACTACGACAGGGACCTCACGAAGTGGGACACGATCCTCAACCGCGTCAGGAACCCGCAGGACGAGGTCAACGTCGCGTTCGTCGGCAAGTACGTGCAGCTCGGCGACAGCTACAAGTCGCTCAACGAGGCGCTCCACCACGGCGGCATCGCGAACAACGTGAAGGTGAAGATCTCGTTCGTGGACTCCGAGGAGCTGGAGACCGTCGGCTACCCCGAGACGCTCGCCCGCGCGGACGCGATCCTCGTCGGCCCCGGCTTCGGCCGCCGCGGAATCGAGGGCAAGCTCAAGGCGATCCGCTTCGCGCGCGAGATGAAGGTCCCGTTCTTCGGGATCTGCCTCGGGATGCAGTGCGCCGTCATCGAATACGCCCGCAACGTCTGCGGACTGAAGGACGCGAACTCGACCGAGTTCGAGACGACCACCCCGCACAAGGTCATTTACATGCTGCGCGACCTCCTCGGCGTCGAGGCGCTCGGCGGAACGATGCGTCTCGGCAAGTACCCGTGCGACCTCGGCGAAGGGACGCTCGCGCGACGCGCGTACGGCGAGCCGCAGATCTGGGAGCGGCACCGGCACCGCTACGAGGTCAACCAGGAATATCTCCCCATGCTGCGCGATGCGGGCCTGACGTTCTGCGGAATGTCGCCGGACAAGAAGTTCGTCGAGATGGTCGAGCTGTCGGACCACCCGTGGTTCCTCGGCTGCCAGTTCCACCCGGAGTTCAAGAGCAAGCCGGCCCAGCCCCACCCGCTCTTCAAGGACTTCATCCGCGCCGCCCGCGCCCACCGGCTCGCGACGCGCGAGGGCGTCGAGAAGAAGGCGGCCGAGCTGGAGACCCCAGTCGTCGCGCCGGCGAACCTCCCCGCTCCGAACGGCCTGTCGGCCTGA
- a CDS encoding metallophosphoesterase, whose product MLRRLAGAALLAAASLACGPSPAPRARTTPTAAAALPSPPAGSLEFLVLGDWGRGGNRVQRQVAGAMAAWAGAHPVRFVVSTGDNFYEDGVSSVTDRAWKASFEDVYSAPSLLQVPWIVALGNHDYRGNVDAQIEYSKSSPRWRMPARSYTVQEIAGDGTRVQIFVLDTTPFLAAYRSFPSRTKVAGQDPAPQRAWLERELATSTADWKIVVGHHAIRSCGPHGDSAELARDILPLLTRFHVPVYLNGHEHGLQHLESGGIHFLTSGGGSEATRVSPDARTVWAEATGGFMALAASRETLQLRAVNALGAVRHEAAIPRPTPAP is encoded by the coding sequence GTGTTGCGACGTCTCGCCGGGGCGGCTCTTCTCGCCGCGGCTTCTCTCGCGTGCGGGCCGTCTCCCGCACCGCGGGCGCGCACGACGCCGACGGCCGCCGCCGCGCTCCCTTCGCCGCCTGCCGGATCGCTCGAGTTCCTCGTCCTCGGAGACTGGGGGCGGGGCGGCAACCGCGTGCAGCGCCAGGTGGCCGGCGCGATGGCGGCATGGGCGGGAGCGCACCCGGTCCGTTTCGTCGTCTCGACGGGTGACAACTTCTACGAGGACGGGGTTTCGTCGGTGACGGACCGGGCCTGGAAGGCTTCGTTCGAAGACGTCTACTCCGCGCCGAGCCTTCTCCAGGTGCCCTGGATCGTCGCGCTCGGCAATCACGACTACCGCGGGAACGTGGACGCGCAGATCGAGTATTCGAAGTCGAGCCCCCGCTGGCGGATGCCGGCGCGTTCGTACACCGTCCAGGAGATCGCCGGAGACGGGACGCGCGTCCAGATCTTCGTCCTGGACACGACGCCGTTTCTCGCAGCCTATCGCTCGTTCCCCTCCCGCACGAAGGTCGCCGGACAGGATCCCGCGCCGCAGCGCGCCTGGCTCGAGAGGGAGCTCGCCACCTCGACCGCGGACTGGAAGATCGTCGTCGGCCACCACGCGATTCGCTCCTGCGGGCCCCACGGCGACTCGGCCGAGCTCGCCCGGGACATCCTGCCGCTCCTGACCCGATTTCACGTCCCTGTCTACCTGAACGGCCACGAGCACGGGCTGCAGCACCTCGAGTCCGGCGGCATCCATTTCCTGACTTCCGGCGGCGGGTCGGAGGCCACGCGCGTGTCTCCCGACGCGAGGACCGTCTGGGCCGAGGCCACAGGCGGATTCATGGCGCTCGCGGCGAGCCGCGAGACGCTCCAGCTCAGGGCGGTGAACGCCCTCGGCGCCGTGCGGCACGAGGCCGCGATCCCGCGCCCCACGCCCGCGCCCTGA